The Psilocybe cubensis strain MGC-MH-2018 chromosome 7, whole genome shotgun sequence genome has a window encoding:
- a CDS encoding Laccase-2 yields MIAISSALSFFAFSATGAFAAIGPSTDLYIANKGISPNGYNRSAVLAGASPSTLQFPGPLITANKGDTFAINVIDQLTDTSMLTSTSIHWHGFFQKGTTWADGPVGVNQCPIAPGHSFMYQFSAADQAGTYWYHSHHETQYCDGLRGPMVVYDPDDPHKSKYDVDDESTVITLSDWYEKPAPSAGNFPTPNATLVNGLGRAFNGPASPLTVINVAEDIRYRFRLVSMSCDPNYNFSIDGHTMTIIEVDGVSVQPLEVDSIQIFAGQRYSFVLHADQAVDNYIIRAVPNLGHAGFEGGTNTAILRYVGASDQDPDFAVPAPHSFAPMLETNLHPLDTGAGTGAPGVHARGAADVNMQLDITFVGGAQSKFTISNGTAVGTFVPPPLPVLLQILSKKYTPQELLPAGNVFELPPNKVVEITMPGGSGGSPHPIHLHGHNFYVIRSAGSSVDNYDNPVIRDVVSLGSSKDDRVTIRFVTDNSGPWIMHCHIDWHLQLGLAVVFAENIPEIETFNPPPAYDELCPIYNALPPQTFN; encoded by the exons ATGATTGCAATTTCAAGCGCATTATCTTTCTTCGCATTTTCTGCGACAGGGGCCTTTGCAGCAATAGGGCCTTCAACTGACTTGTATATTGCTAATAAAGGCATCTCTCCGAATGGCTACAATCGCTC TGCTGTTCTTGCAGGGGCTTCCCCGAGTACTCTGCAATTTCCTGGTCCTCTCATCACTGCAAACAAG GGAGACACATTTGCAATTAATGTTATTGACCAATTGACGGACACGTCTATGTTGACGAGCACGAGCATT CATTGGCATGGATTTTTTCAAAAGGGGACTACCTGGGCAGATGGCCCAGTTGGCGTCAATCAATGCCCCATTGCCCCAGGTCATTCATTCATGTACCAATTTTCCGCTGCAGATCAGGCAGGCACGTACTGGTATCATTCTCACCATG AAACACAATACTGTGATGGTCTGCGAGGACCTATGGTTGTTTATGATCCTGATGACCCACACAAGTCAAA GTACGATGTTGACGATG AGTCGACCGTCATTACACTCTCCGACTG GTACGAGAAGCCGGCCCCATCCGCTGGAAACTTTCCGACTCCCAATGCGACACTCGTCAACGGATTAGGACGCGCCTTCAATGGTCCAGCGTCCCCACTGACCGTCATCAATGTCGCTGAAGACATTCGGTATCGCTTCCGCCTCGTCTCGATGTCCTGCGACCCCAACTACAACTTTAGCATCGACGGGCATACCATG ACCATCATTGAAGTCGACGGTGTGAGCGTCCAGCCGCTCGAGGTGGACTCGATCCAGATATTTGCGGGGCAGCGGTACTCGTTTGTGCTGCATGCCGACCAGGCCGTTGATAACTACATTATCCGCGCAGTCCCGAACCTGGGGCACGCTGGGTTCGAGGGCGGCACAAACACTGCGATTTTGCGTTATGTCGGCGCGTCGGATCAGGACCCGGATTTTGCCGTTCCAGCGCCTCACAGTTTCGCGCCTATGCTCGAGACCAATCTGCACCCGCTTGACACGGGCGCGGGTACAGGTGCCCCAGGCGTTCATGCACGCGGTGCGGCGGACGTAAATATGCAGCTGGACATCACGTTTGTCGGCGGTGCGCAAAGCAAGTTCACGATCAGCAATGGAACGGCTGTGGGCACGTTTGTGCCGCCGCCGTTGCCGGTCCTGCTACAGATTCTGAGCAAGAAGTATACGCCGCAGGAGCTACTGCCAGCAGGAAATGTATTCGAGCTTCCACCAAATAAGGTGGTGGAGATTACAATGCCCGGGGGATCGGGTGGGAGTCCA CACCCAATTCATCTGCACGGG CACAATTTCTATGTTATTCGCAGCGCAGGTAGCAGCGTCGACAACTACGACAACCCGGTAATCCGTGACGTGGTCAGCCTCGGGTCTTCAAAGGATGATAGAGTCACTATTCGCTTCGTCACCGACAACTCAGGTCCCTGGATTATGCATTG CCACATTGACTGGCACCTTCAATT GGGTCTCGCTGTCGTTTTCGCAGAAAATATACCAGAGATTGAAACTTTTAACCCTCCTC CGGCTTATGACGAGCTCTGTCCGATATACAACGCCCTTCCCCCTCAGACATTTAATTGA
- a CDS encoding NADH:flavin oxidoreductase (NADH:flavin oxidoreductase FG08077) yields MTTTTSRSNANVAAKEIPYFTPAQDIPAGSSTSEGNHNLPVLFQPIQIRGVRFQNRIWVSPMCQYSAENGHPTPWHLAHLGGIFIRGPGHTMIEATAVLPNGRITPEDVGIWSDDHIPTLKTLVTFAHSQSQKIGIQLAHAGRKASTVAPWIQGNPTASKDVGGWPDNTWAPSAIPYQDDFPHPVTMTIDNIKELVDAFEAGAKRSIEAGFDVVEIHAAHGYLLTEFLCPTSNKRTDEYGGSFENRLRCSRISATEWLEQSSPNEPSWRPEDTAQFAPILYQHGIDLIDVSSGGNSPKQKVIGGPGYQAPFSKAVMQAMHATSPYLPPTMHNTLGGPPSRLVVGTVGGITSGIQANKLLEDGYADVVAVGRHFLRDPSLVWSWAEEFGDVDIRLANQIRWCFQGRGKKTGAGKASGTQSTKS; encoded by the exons ATGACCACGACTACATCTAGATCTAATGCCAATGTTGCCGCCAAAGAAATTCCTTATTTCACGCCTGCTCAAGATATTCCTGCAGGAAGTTCGACATCAGAAGGAAACCACAATTTGCCAGTGTTGTTTCAGCCAATCCAAATCCGAGGGGTGCGATTCCAGAATAGAATATGG GTCTCGCCAATGTGCCAATACTCAGCAGAGAATGGACACCCCACCCCATGGCATCTTGCTCATC TTGGCGGAATCTTTATCCGGGGTCCGGGGCATACTATGATTGAAGCTACCGCTGTCCTCCCTAATGGTCGTATCACTCCTGAAGACGTCGGGATCTGGTCGGACGATCATATCCCCACTCTTAAAACCCTTGTGACATTCGCACATTCTCAGTCTCAAAAAATAGGCATTCAACTCGCCCATGCTGGCCGGAAAGCTTCCACTGTCGCACCGTGGATTCAAGGTAATCCTACGGCATCTAAGGATGTTGGTGGTTGGCCGGATAATACATGGGCACCATCCGCCATTCCATACCAAGATGATTTCCCTCATCCAGTCACAATGACGATTGATAATATCAAGGAGCTTGTTGACGCATTCGAAGCGGGGGCCAAACGATCTATAGAAGCAGGATTTGACGTTGTTGAAATCCATGCAGCTCATGGATATTTATTGACTGAGTTTCTCTGCCCTACGAGCAACAAGCGGACAGATGAATACGGCGGTTCTTTTGAGAATAGG CTTCGATGTTCCAGAATTTCTGCCACTGAGTGGCTGGAGCAATCGTCCCCCAATGAACCGTCATGGCGGCCCGAGGATACCGCACAGTTTGCTCCCATCCTATACCAGCACGGTATTGACTTGATAGACGTGTCATCTGGTGGAAATAGCCCTAAGCAGAAGGTAATTGGAGGACCTGGCTATCAAGCACCGTTTTCAAAGGCTGTTATGCAAGCTATGCATGCGACCTCTCCATATCTTCCGCCTACAATGCACAACACGCTTGGAGGTCCGCCTTCGCGGCTAGTGGTCGGCACGGTTGGAGGCATTACGTCCGGGATCCAAGCCAATAAGCTCCTTGAAGACGGGTATGCTGACGTCGTTGCTGTTGGTCGACACTTTTTGCGGGACCCAAGTCTTGTCTGGAGTTGGGCCGAGGAATTCGGAGATGTGGATATTCGCCTTGCTAATCAAATCAGATGGTGTTTCCAGGGACGTGGGAAGAAAACAGGCGCCGGCAAGGCCAGTGGTACGCAGTCGACTAAATCGTAG
- a CDS encoding Aldehyde dehydrogenase has product MASILENRLFIAGEFVEGNGDMITVINPATKETIASVHVAGASEVDTAVDKAEKAWPAWANGDPSIRAKVLNKVADVVEENVNSIATVLSSEMGKILSDCINDAYYLAHIFRYFAGMADKVHGKTSLNVPGFVGMEIRQPYGVTAGIIPWNSPLSMLAWKTAPAMATGNASIIKTSEKSPLNALVFAKLAKQAGVPDGILTILSGGRETGELLSSHMRIRKIAFTGSPAAGRAVAQAAARSNLKSVTLELGGKSPFIVFDDCDFEDMLPKAVASFTSNSGQVCIAGSRIYVQDTIYDKFIQRLATSVESISFGDPSDPNNVSGPMVDYLQYNRVMEYLEIGKKEGNLLAGGVAGSEKGYYVRPTVFTDVSDDARINREEIFGPVAVVHKFSTEEEVLRRANDTEYGLSSYVFTKDISRAIRFAKGLEAGMVVINSSWTADSNLGFGGWKGSGIGRELGEHSINAYTEVKTIFIR; this is encoded by the exons ATGGCAAGCATTCTTGAAAATCGTCTTTTCATTGCTGGAGAA TTCGTTGAAGGAAACGGTGACATGATAACTGTAATCAATCCAGCCACAAAAGAAACAATCGCATCGGTACATGTTGCTGGTGCCAGTGAGGTGGACACCGCGGTTGATAAAGCGGAGAAAGCATGGCCAGCCTGGGCGAATGGGGACCCCTCAATACGCGCGAAGGTATTGAATAAAGTGGCTGATGTCGTGGAGGAGAATGTGAATAGCATCGCGACGGTGCTATCGTCTGAGATGGGGAAGATCCTGTCAGACTGCAT TAATGATGCGTATTACCTTGCGCATATTTTCCGTTACTTCGCGGGCATGGC GGACAAAGTCCACGGTAAAACCAGTCTCAATGTACCTGGGTTTGTGGGAATGGAAATTCGGCAACCTTATGGCGTCACTGCTGGGATCATTCCATG GAATAGCCCTCTCAGCATGCTGGCATGGAAGACGGCCCCAGCAA TGGCGACGGGGAACGCTAGCATTATCAAGACTAGTGAGAAATCACCGTTAAACGCCCTCGTCTTTGCAAAGTTGGCAAAACAAGCTGG TGTTCCTGATGGAATTTTAACCATCCTCAGTGGTGGACGCGAGACCGGGGAGCTTCTATCCTCCCATATGCGCATCAGAAAGATAGCATTCACTGGATCCCCTGCTGCCGGAAGGGCTGTAGCGCAAGCCGCCGCTCGTTCAAATCTAAAATCAGTCACCCTGGAGCTCGGAGGCAAAAGCCCGTTCATTGTCTTTGACGATTGTGATTTCGAAGACATGCTACCCAA GGCTGTGGCAAGCTTTACCTCAAACTCCGGACAAGTGTGTATCGCGGGGAGCAGAATATACGTTCAAGATACTATATACGACAAGTTCATTCAAAGGCTTGCTACTAGCGTCGAGAGTATAAGCTTCGGAGACCCGAGCGATCCAAATAACGTATCAGGCCCCATGGTCGATTATCTTCAG TACAACCGAGTCATGGAATACCTTGAAATCGgtaaaaaggaaggaaacTTGTTAGCCGGAGGGGTCGCAGGCTCGGAAAAG GGATACTATGTCAGGCCAACCGTCTTTACGGATGTCAGCGACGACGCAAGAATAAATCGGGAAGAAATTTTCGGGCCTGTAGCCGTCGTACATAAATTTTCAACTGAAGAAGAGGTTCTGAGAAG AGCGAATGACACTGAATATGGGCTATCATCATA TGTTTTTACCAAGGATATTTCTAGAGCCATCCGATTTGCGAAGGGCCTTGAAGCAGGGATGGTTGTAATTAATTCATCGTGGACTGCGGACTCAAATCTAGGCTTCGGGGGTTGGAAAGGCTCAGGTATTGGACGTGAACTTGGAGAGCATT CAATCAACGCGTATACAGAAGTCAAGACGATTTTCATTCGCTGA
- a CDS encoding putative N-acetyltransferase p20: protein MSRTEIWTERLLLRAVEETDLDAFTKWFTDPEAMKYWSTAPHTDIKQTKDFIDATIAGQYNGVLDFAVCLPDPQSEADQDREGSSMPVIGRAGIWDGKEIGFIFNREYWGKGYAFEALDALLKQFWAIHEEDPDASVKADVDPRNDASLRLLKRLGFVVIGSAKNTFETHLGWCDSIYLEVRRPTN, encoded by the exons ATGAGTCGTACAGAAATATGGACAGAGCGCCTCCTGCTTCGAGCTGTTGAAGAAACCGATTTGGACGCCTTCACCAAGTGGTTTACTGATCCGGAGGCAATGAAATACTG GTCCACTGCCCCGCACACAGATATTAAACAAACGAAAGACTTTATTGACGCTACCATTGCGGGCCAGTATAATGGAGTTTTGGATTTCGCCGTTTGTTTGCCCGACCCACAGTCTGAGGCTGATCAAGACCGAGAAGGTTCATCGATGCCTGTGATTGGAAGGGCAGGCATATGGGACGGAAAAGAAATTGGCTTCATCTTCAATAGGGAATATTGGGGAAAGGGGTACGCATTCGAGGCGCTTGACGCCCTTCTCAAGCAGTTTTGGGCCATACACGAGGAGGATCCCGATGCTTCAGTCAAGGCCGATGTCGATCCTCGTAACGATGCAAGTCTGCGATTACTCAAGCGTCTCGGTTTTGTAGTGATCGGGTCCGCAAAGAATACATTCGAAACGCATTTGGGGTGGTGCGATAGTATTTATCTGGAGGTCAGAAGGCCCACAAATTAA
- a CDS encoding putative N-acetyltransferase p20, whose protein sequence is MYRKLPTVQTWFRLPSNSEVHSAMLNTSTLRGASMTPTEIRTTRLLLRAAQIGDLDAYFKWFSDPDVMKYEILSPHTNIKQTKYFLDEVIESPYNGVLYFSVCIPDPAVSNNRRGRSKDRPPMIVIGRIAIRGEEEIEFMLDRQYWGKGFAFEMADALLKHFWATLPHDVVKADVDPRNERSLRLLARLGFEVVGKAEKTFETHIGWCDSVYLEARRPVG, encoded by the exons ATGTACCGAAAACTACCGACAGTTCAAACTTGGTTCAGACTACCTTCAAACTCTGAAGTTCATTCTGCGATGTTGAACACAAGCACTTTAAG GGGTGCTTCTATGACTCCCACAGAGATACGGACAACACGTCTGCTTCTTCGAGCAGCTCAGATCGGCGACCTTGATGCCTACTTCAAGTGGTTTTCAGATCCAGATGTAATGAAATACGA AATTCTCTCCCCTCACACCAATATCAAGCAAACAAAGTACTTTCTCGATGAAGTTATTGAAAGCCCGTATAACGGTGTCTTGTACTTCTCTGTGTGCATTCCAGATCCCGCGGTCTCAAACAATCGTCGCGGTAGATCAAAAGATCGGCCACCCATGATCGTGATTGGGAGAATTGCTATACGAGGTGAAGAGGAAATCGAGTTTATGCTTGATCGCCAATATTGGGGGAAAGGATTTGCGTTCGAGATGGCGGACGCTCTCCTCAAGCATTTCTGGGCGACACTACCTCATGACGTAGTAAAGGCCGACGTGGACCCTCGCAATGAGAGAAGTCTGCGCCTGCTCGCACGTTTGGGGTTTGAAGTAGTCGGAAAGGCTGAAAAGACGTTCGAGACCCATATAGGATGGTGTGATAGCGTCTACTTGGAGGCCAGACGACCGGTTGGGTGA
- a CDS encoding Protein RCC2-like protein (Protein RCC2 homolog) has protein sequence MVDDAQGELQTVPSSHLPGLVEVKIKASPTTRKRTRKDNLGEERPKKRVKIKEFTSTAEHDPLNTNGSVEGNPKKRGRSSKASLTGKGPATYAELDDSDENDDRETPKKKKRSSKVLLKDSVAGSATNSPKKEPAEPGQTKKRGRPAKSVAEVGNNKPKESPKKKGKGTKGNETKEQPRIWFGSEAELRSTLPELTGSTCINGLSWEYYQTPILLLDDANKAFQVTHDDADVGFVDLVTTRSFVHGTPKKPQTNIITDPTPTHSTPKEKPIVHELPQPTQDISIPTPIPETEPTAIIIKKEEELYRFSMEPDGMTSMDVSMDQSQCIPAQKIHPGSTEESEPPLPSLSPRPAHSVHVAPQVYHHNYVLNSNPHIQLNACHDTPWPGIPMTPYQKLPLTMPTDEPQSSGRIKFTDAPLPMYTSSTSSSLKSNPYKALATSSNHWGIPFQSGIMPYGQFSPMTPPAGRVWIPLHNTPVQSLYPITTAGQVPPGEDKSQASLPRPLPLPSTSLKQVPRNVAGDQATVSLPQNEGHGLTKSGQDLESNPPINLPGGVKVSAPDTKTVHEPINTDVEIDGGLIPEVGSEEPLLSELIEEPAQEVFGTIRGQSCGGHSHQEDAQEVAENGAEPSQKTCSKHPPESSQETQAAIAPEGSRAAASVQASVADKSPISEQISEPILTVEAGETSETANQTSDTLQNDPLVIPTTLPTEVQMIIDCYISGTPLTLIASYGHLLNRWSLRLKRDAAYAMMGYFRIVGIQETLLEPSDGDRQQGEQQSVSGQVKWLFRLQWRPGGEEFIMPDTDPLTLEYPWWVQRLDLNKDEKTELEEQNSPDKESLAEATQTPSDPEDDYPTTPKYRQARVTNHEYEFRHDHYRLIYESLLPISLLAPFGPFVLDSGFPRGWLCANCGRVNYQAALRHRICGSSSCKDKPPSAEPYKVELFSMRDPQDRLPIAQPYDIWPKSVEPKVIRHENGVQTITYPLDDSGTASIKHVFLGNFEELQKQATTLLDKIQLQVELKRPFNDSSKAPKTMQDPTTEAWPKVPDCINEAKASLSSARFLFGLEDSRISVNRLTVLAWITAGVRKGPEILRAKEKCVVIVAFGCDIVMTLTSRSIESLSAAQKLPKINGDSSGNLISDLTHSVNLDEPTVQAPATLPKVKKSIKAAKSSLTLYLVHGDCVVLDGDDFEYSIKRDGTSFLLICGGTDWPKLGRKDRGGASGGEHVERENPDLLEPFLLRSLLNVKAVSAYTSCAGCHFVVLDIEGNAWLFGRNGFGCLGVPDVEYISENAPRLVKATDLGAPKGTKFVHAACGRNHTLLVGSDGTVWAAGQNNLGQCGQSICPEVSSFQSVSVSHGGKKEHVIQASAGITFSIVLTKSGKVFSFGSAEKGQLGNGTTGERITTGNKTSYDIETQPVYVKELDGKKIVRIVSGQQHSLALDSAGVVYVWGYNGYCRLGLGNQVDVLKPKVVPQFAGPNEMTMACDIVAGPSNSVVVDNQKMYWMAGKWKNSGEGSSGSPFSTFRYMQDIMTCKVILARAGGVTHWLVTPDDDGTPMTVCWGQNANNGELGLGPEERKSASKPTRNLMLVGIDVFDIAAGQNTTVLLAKPNEKFSDMPRHPEDVSPPLLCVGCNKDEGEDDNPLECDKCDAPWHLKCLNPPLDAVPDGEWFCPDCEDDPGAPVGKWAVKKTKTAKPKAKRAGSPASDDGSQDGGVKRKDPPKTKTGAAPAAKKKKQ, from the exons ATGGTAGACGATGCCCAGGGAGAACTGCAGACAGTGCCTTCCTCACATCTTCCCGGACTTGTGGAAGTAAAGATCAAGGCATCACCAACCA CTAGGAAGCGTACCAGAAAGGACAACCTTGGTGAAGAAAGGCCTAAGAAACGCGTTAAAATCAAGGAGTTCACGTCTACAGCTGAGCATGACCCTCTGAATACGAACGGAAGCGTTGAAGGAAACCCGAAAAAGAGAGGGCGTTCTTCAAAGGCTTCACTAACCGGAAAAGGTCCAGCTACATACGCCGAACTCGATGATTCGGATGAGAATGACGACAGGGAAACCccgaaaaagaagaagcgtTCTTCGAAAGTTTTGCTGAAAGATTCGGTAGCTGGATCGGCAACCAATTCACCTAAAAAAGAGCCAGCCGAACCAGGCCAAACCAAGAAGCGAGGAAGGCCAGCTAAGAGTGTAGCTGAGGTAGGAAACAATAAGCCAAAAGAGTCGCctaagaagaaaggaaaaggaacgAAAGGAAATG AAACGAAGGAGCAACCTAGAATATGGTTTGGT AGTGAAGCCGAGTTACGTTCAACATTACCGGAACTTACTGGGTCGACTTGTATCAATGGTCTTTCTTGGGAGTACTATCAGACACCGATTCTTTTGCTCGACGATGCAAATAAGGCATTTCAAGTTACGCATGACGATGCGGATGTGGGGTTTGTTGACCTCGTTAC GACTCGTTCATTTGTCCACGGCACTCCCAAGAAACCGCAGACAAATATAATTACAGACCCAACTCCTACTCATTCAACTCCTAAAGAAAAGCCAATCGTACATGAGCTTCCTCAGCCTACTCAGGATATCTCAATCCCTACGCCTATACCAGAAACTGAACCTACTGCGATAATCATCAAAAAAGAGGAGGAATTGTATCGATTTAGCATGGAACCCGATGGAATGACGAGTATGGATGTATCGATGGATCAATCACAATGTATCCCGGCACAGAAAATACACCCTGGGTCTACAGAAGAGTCCGAACCGCCACTTCCGTCACTTTCACCGAGGCCAGCCCATTCTGTTCATGTCGCCCCACAAGTATACCATCATAATTATGTATTGAACTCAAACCCCCATATCCAACTGAATGCTTGCCATGACACCCCATGGCCAGGGATTCCAATGACGCCTTACCAAAAATTGCCGTTGACAATGCCGACTGACGAACCACAATCTTCTGGGCGAATCAAATTCACCGATGCGCCATTACCAATGTACACCTCAtccacctcttcttccttgaaaTCGAACCCGTATAAAGCGCTTGCTACCAGTTCAAATCACTGGGGCATACCCTTTCAATCAGGGATAATGCCATATGGACAATTTTCGCCGATGACACCTCCAGCAGGACGCGTATGGATTCCTTTACATAACACACCCGTTCAAAGTTTGTATCCTATAACAACGGCTGGGCAGGTGCCACCTGGCGAAGACAAGTCCCAGGCTTCACTACCTCGACCTTTACCACTTCCATCGACCTCTCTAAAGCAAGTACCCCGAAATGTTGCAGGAGACCAAGCTACAGTTTCTTTGCCGCAGAATGAAGGACATGGCCTCACGAAATCTGGCCAGGATTTGGAGTCGAATCCTCCAATAAATTTACCTGGTGGTGTTAAAGTGTCTGCTCCAGACACAAAGACTGTGCACGAACCAATAAACACCGATGTTGAGATAGATGGTGGCTTAATACCCGAAGTCGGATCTGAAGAACCTCTTCTCAGCGAGCTCATTGAGGAACCTGCCCAGGAGGTTTTTGGTACAATTAGGGGTCAGAGTTGTGGTGGTCATTCGCATCAGGAGGATGCCCAGGAAGTAGCAGAGAATGGAGCAGAGCCATCCCAAAAAACTTGTTCTAAGCATCCCCCTGAATCTTCTCAAGAAACCCAAGCTGCTATTGCCCCTGAAGGTTCTCGAGCCGCTGCTTCTGTCCAGGCGTCTGTAGCCGACAAATCCCCCATTTCTGAACAGATATCGGAACCCATATTGACGGTAGAAGCTGGAGAAACGTCTGAAACGGCTAATCAAACATCGGATACTCTGCAAAATGATCCTCTCGTCATTCCTACAACTTTACCTACAGAAGTTCAGATGATCATTGACTGCTACATTTCTGGGACACCACTTACACTAATTGCATCGTATGGACACCTCCTGAATCGGTGGTCGCTGCGCTTGAAGAGGGATGCAGCATATGCTATGATGGGATATTTCAGGATCGTTGGTATACAG GAAACTCTTCTGGAACCCAGTGACGGTGATCGACAACAAGGAGAGCAACAATCAGTATCTGGTCAAGTCAAATGGCTTTTCCGTCTGCAATGGCGTCCCGGTGGCGAGGAATTCATCATGCCGGACACAGATCCGCTGACGTTGGAATACCCATGGTGGGTTCAGCGTCTAGATTTGAACAAGGACGAGAAAACCGAACTGGAGGAACAAAACTCACCCGACAAAGAGTCTCTAGCAGAAGCTACTCAGACACCTTCAGACCCCGAAGATGATTATCCTACCACCCCTAAATATCGACAGGCTCGAGTTACGAACCACGAGTACGAATTCCGACACGATCATTATCGTCTTATCTATGAAAGTTTGCTACCGATTTCACTTCTGGCTCCGTTTGGACCGTTTGTTTTGGATAGTGGATTTCCTCGAGGTTGGCTTTGCGCCAATTGTGGAAGGGTAAATTACCAGGCAGCATTAAGGCACAGAATATGCGGCAGTTCGTCGTGTAAG GATAAGCCACCATCAGCGGAACCCTACAAGGTTGAGTTGTTCTCTATGAGAGACCCTCAAGACCGGCTTCCGATAGCTCAACCATACGACATTTGGCCTAAGTCTGTCGAACCCAAGGTTATAAGGCATGAAAATGGAGTCCAAACAATAACCTACCCACTTGATGATAGTGGTACAGCAAGTATCAAACATGTTTTTCTTGGAAATTTTGAAGAATTACAGAAACAAGCGACTACCTTACTAGATAAGATTCAGTTGCAGGTTGAATTGAAACGGCCTTTCAATGATAGTT CCAAGGCACCAAAGACGATGCAAGACCCAACAACGGAGGCATGGCCCAAGGTACCTGATTGCATAAATGAAGCCAAGGCTTCGCTCTCCTCCGCCCGGTTCTTATTCGGCCTTGAAGACTCGCGTATCTCCGTCAACCGACTAACGGTGCTTGCATGGATCACTGCAGGGGTTAGAAAG GGCCCAGAAATTCTAAGAGCGAAGGAGAAGTGTGTCGTCATTGTCGCTTTTGGCTGCGATATTGTCATGACGTTGACTTCTCGGTCCATTGAGTCACTATCTGCTGCACAAAAATTGCCCAAAATAAATGGCGACAGTTCTGGAAATTTGATTAGTGACCTCACGCACAGCGTCAATTTGGATGAACCGACTGTTCAAGCACCCGCCACTTTACCAAAGGTCAAAAAATCTATCAAGGCCGCAAAGTCATCATTGACCTTATATCTTGTCCACGGAGACTGCGTAGTCCTCGATGGAGACGACTTTGAG TACTCTATCAAGCGAGACGGAACTTCATTCC TTCTAATATGTGGTGGAACAGATTG GCCTAAACTTGGTCGCAAGGACCGTGGCGGAGCATCTGGAGGTGAACATGTGGAACGGGA AAATCCCGACCTGCTGGAACCATTCCTCCTCCGCTCTCTCCTCAATGTCAAAGCCGTGTCCGCATATACTTCCTGCGCTGGATGCCACTTCGTTGTTCTCGATATAGAAGGAAACGCCTGGTTGTTTGGTCGCAACGGGTTTGGTTGCCTTGGGGTACCCGACGTTGAATACATCTCAGAGAACGCACCACGGCTAGTCAAAGCGACGGATTTGGGAGCACCAAAAGGTACAAAGTTCGTGCATGCGGCATGCGGCAGGAACCATACCTTGCTGGTTGGGAGTGACGGTACTGTGTGGGCAGCGGGACAAAACAATTTGGGTCAG TGTGGCCAATCTATATGCCCCGAGGTGTCTTCTTTCCAGTCCGTATCGGTTTCGCATGGCGGCAAGAAAGAACACGTCATTCAAGCTTCCGCTGGGATTACCTTTTCAATCGTCCTCACCAAGTCGGGGAAAG TTTTCTCATTCGGAAGTGCTGAGAAGGGCCAGCTTGGAAATGGTACCACAGGAGAGCGCATTACCACCGGAAATAAGACGTCGTATGACATTGAGACTCAACCTG TCTATGTTAAGGAGCTAGACGGAAAGAAAATTGTTCGGATCGTCTCCGGTCAGCAGCACAGCTTGGCCCTTGATTCGGCGGG CGTCGTCTATGTTTGGGGTTATAATGGATACTGCCGACTCGGGCTTGGGAACCAAGTAGACGTCCTGAAACCCAAAGTCGTCCCTCAG TTTGCAGGGCCAAACGAGATGACCATGGCTTGTGACATCGTTGCTGGTCCATCGAACAGTGTAGTCGTTGACAATCAGAAAATGTATTGGATGGCTGGCAAG TGGAAAAATAGCGGTGAAG GTTCTTCTGGTTCTCCTTTTTCCACTTTCCGCTATATGCAAGATATCAT GACTTGTAAAGTCATCTTGGCCCGAGCTGGGGGCGTCACTCACTGGTTGGTTACccctgatgatgatggtacTCCTATGACAGTATGTTGGGGACAAAATGCCAATAACG GTGAGCTTGGCCTGGGCCCGGAAGAACGGAAAAGTGCAAGCAAACCTACTAGAAACCTCATGCTTGTCGGCATTGATGTATTTGA TATAGCCGCTGGTCAAAACACTACTGTTTTACTCGCTAAGCCTAACGAAAAGTTCTCTGATATGCCTCGTCACCCTGAAGATGTATCCCCCCCTTTACTCTGCGTGGGCTGCAACaaagatgaaggagaggaTGACAATCCTCTCGAATGTGACAAA TGCGATGCGCCTTGGCACTTGAAATGCCTGAATCCACCTCTTGACGCGGTTCCTGACGGCGAGTGGTTCTGTCCTGACTGTGAGGATGACCCTGGTGCGCCTGTAGGAAAATGGGCCGTCAAGAAGACCAAAACTGCGAAGCCCAAAGCGAAAAGAGCCGGCAGCCCTGCTTCCGATGATGGAAGTCAGGATGGAGGTGTCAAAAGAAAAGATCCACCTAAAACCAAAACTGGAG CTGCACCGGCcgcgaagaagaaaaaacagTAA